Proteins encoded by one window of Glycine soja cultivar W05 chromosome 15, ASM419377v2, whole genome shotgun sequence:
- the LOC114388073 gene encoding serine/threonine/tyrosine-protein kinase HT1-like codes for MGEDGNSWIRRTNFSHTVCHRLDPARLGSIPISVQSEQKSRPSSKAQRHPMTFKQRSLSPLPETYLSEAFREARLEQKRFSTPNPRREKRIMGKLLNKDSRETKESSSKSPSRSPNRQVKSKNRKDSAWTKLLDNGGGKITAVETAEEWNVDMSQLFFGLKFAHGAHSRLYHGVYKDEAVAVKIIMVPEDDGNGALASRLEKQFIREVTLLSRLHHQNVIKFSAACRKPPVYCIITEYLAEGSLRAYLHKLEHQTISLQKLIAFALDIARGMEYIHSQGVIHRDLKPENILINEDNHLKIADFGIACEEASCDLLADDPGTYRWMAPEMIKRKSYGKKVDVYSFGLILWEMLTGTIPYEDMNPIQAAFAVVNKNSRPIIPSNCPPAMRALIEQCWSLQPDKRPEFWQVVKILEQFESSLASDGTLSLVPNPCWDHKKGLLHWIQKLGPLHQNSGPVPKPKFT; via the exons ATGGGGGAAGATGGTAATTCTTGGATTAGGAGGACAAATTTTTCACACACAGTGTGCCATCGTTTGGATCCTGCTAGATTAGGCTCTATTCCTATCAGTGTTCAGTCAGAGCAGAAATCAAGGCCTTCCTCAAAGGCTCAGAGACACCCTATGACATTCAAGCAGAGATCTTTGTCACCATTGCCTGAGACTTATCTTTCTGAGGCCTTCAGGGAAGCTAGACTTGAACAGAAGAGGTTCTCCACACCGAATCCCCGGAGGGAAAAGAGGATTATGGGGAAGTTGTTGAACAAGGATTCTCGGGAGACTAAGGAATCAAGTTCAAAGTCACCTTCGCGTAGTCCAAATAGGCAAGTGAAGTCAAAGAACCGCAAGGATTCAGCATGGACTAAGCTTTTGGACAATGGTGGAGGAAAGATTACTGCTGTGGAAACAGCTGAAGAGTGGAATGTTGACATGTCTCAGTTGTTTTTTGGCCTAAAGTTTGCTCATGGTGCACATAGTCGACTTTACCATGGTGTATATAAGGATGAGGCTGTTGCTGTTAAAATCATTATGGTACCCGAGGATGATGGAAATGGAGCTTTGGCTTCTCGATTAGAGAAACAGTTCATTAGAGAAGTCACCCTTTTATCTCGTCTTCACCATCAAAATGTTATAAAG TTCTCAGCAGCATGTAGAAAGCCACCGGTTTATTGTATTATCACAGAATATCTGGCGGAAGGATCCTTGAGGGCATATTTGCATAAATTGGAACACCAAACTATTTCTCTACAAAAGCTAATAGCTTTTGCTCTGGATATTGCTCGTGGAATGGAATATATACATTCTCAAGGTGTCATTCATCGAGACCTTAAACCAGAGAATATCCTTATCAACGAAGACAATCACCTTAAAATTGCCGATTTTGGCATTGCATGTGAGGAAGCATCTTGTGACTTATTGGCTGATGACCCTGGCACCTACCGTTGGATGGCACCTGAGATGATCAAAAGGAAATCCTATGGGAAAAAGGTTGATGTCTACAGTTTTGGGCTTATCTTATGGGAGATGTTGACTGGAACGATACCATATGAGGATATGAATCCAATACAGGCTGCTTTTGCAGTAGTAAATAAG AATTCAAGACCGATTATTCCATCAAACTGCCCTCCTGCAATGCGAGCTCTAATTGAGCAATGTTGGAGCTTGCAACCAGACAAGAGGCCTGAGTTCTGGCAGGTTGTTAAGATATTAGAGCAATTTGAATCTTCACTTGCCAGTGATGGAACCCTGAGCCTGGTGCCAAATCCTTGTTGGGATCATAAGAAAGGGCTTCTTCATTGGATTCAAAAGCTTGGTCCCTTGCACCAAAATAGTGGCCCCGTGCCTAAACCCAAATTCACATGA